From one Equus asinus isolate D_3611 breed Donkey chromosome 5, EquAss-T2T_v2, whole genome shotgun sequence genomic stretch:
- the DTX3L gene encoding E3 ubiquitin-protein ligase DTX3L isoform X1, with the protein MASNLGPPSPLLVRVSEPGSRLHRKLEKYFQSRESGGGECTVRLSDRSTQDTFVVEFRERAAKEGVLKKGEHQIVVDSKCVTIFLEPTEKPIEKNPRPRMSSLTQSREGVRFGEKHPHEEHIPNAVDSCVQKIFLAVTADLNCNLFSKEQREHITTLCPSVRRMEGHDGIEKVCGDFSDIEKIHHFLSEQLLQSEQKCESSTLTKERDPLLQGVWNSCVSPSEPTNRLEEESKRCEVPLPFFEYFKYNFPHKIDSIERRFHVEIKVQESSSDMVYLDFISSQSDDSEAARDYFASEFQKMVPTLGQERVPFADSKQANRIKQELNRQFTKLCIKEKGGELTLLGTQDDVSAAKHFLAHQIPESWVKAPVKISTSGCWMNGIEVDTIYYKLLEAELLQEMSEIEKKYNTKSKVLGKTRILFEPKDKELDLSVHAYASFIDAYQHFSCQLMREVLALKLLGKERKHLHGTSFADEFKKKHPHVDFVLNQESMTLIGLPNHLAKAKQYVLERGRMTPLAGEKWNEDRETSMDIDSNDSETASPTSQHSASSGASRVDNEKDTCVICMDVISDKQVLPKCKHEFCRPCIYKAMSFKPVCPVCQTSYGIQKGNQPEGIMTVAVTSNSLPGYESCGSIVIDYFMKGGIQTKQHPNPGRRYLGIHRTAYLPNNKEGNEVLRLLRRAFDQKLIFTVGDSRVTGALDVITWNDIHHKTSQYGGPDNYGYPDPDYLKRVKQELKDKGIE; encoded by the exons ATGGCCTCGAACCTCGGGCCGCCGTCCCCGCTGCTCGTTCGGGTGTCCGAACCCGGCTCCCGGCTGCACAGGAAGCTGGAAAAATACTTCCAGAGCCGGGAGTCGGGTGGCGGGGAGTGCACCGTCCGGCTCTCCGACCGCAGCACCCAGGACACCTTCGTGGTGGAGTTCAGGGAAAGGGCAG CTAAGGAGGGAGTGTTGAAAAAAGGAGAGCACCAGATTGTGGTTGACAGCAAATGTGTGACTATTTTCCTGGAACCCACTGAAAAGCCTATAGAGAAGAATCCACGACCCAGAATGTCTTCACTGACACAGTCACGAGAAGGGGTGAGGTTTGGTGAGAAGCATCCACATGAAGAACATATTCCTAATGCTGTGGATTCCTGTGTCCAAAAG aTCTTCCTTGCTGTCACAGCTGACCTGAACTGTAACCTCTTCTCTAAAGAGCAGAGGGAACACATAACCACCCTCTGCCCCAGTGTCAGAAGAATGGAAGGCCACGATGGCATTGAGAAGGTGTGCGGTGACTTCAGCGATATTGAAAAAATACATCACTTCTTGAGTGAGCAACTCCTGCAGAGTGAGCAGAAATGTGAATCGTCCACTTTGACAAAAGAGAGGGATCCACTCCTCCAGGGAGTGTGGAACAGCTGTGTTTCTCCTTCTGAACCAACAAACAGGTTAGAAGAAGAAAGCAAGCGTTGTGAAGTTCCCTTGCCTTTCTTTGAATACTTCAAATATAACTTTCCTCATAAAATAGACTCAATAGAGAGAAGATttcatgtagaaataaaagttcaggagAGTTCTTCAGATATGGTCTATTTAGACTTCATCTCAAGCCAGTCAGACGACAGTGAAGCAGCTCGTGATTATTTTGCCAGTGAGTTTCAGAAGATGGTACCAACTCTGGGGCAGGAACGCGTTCCTTTTGCAGACAGTAAGCAGGCAAACAGGATCAAACAGGAATTGAATCGCCAGTTTACAAAGCTCTGtataaaggagaaaggaggagaattaACTCTCCTTGGGACACAAGATGACGTTTCAGCTGCCAAGCATTTTCTTGCCCACCAAATCCCTGAAAGTTGGGTCAAGGCACCTGTGAAAATAAGCACTTCTGGGTGCTGGATGAATGGAATTGAGGTTGACACCATTTACTATAAGCTTTTAGAAGCTGAATTACTCCAGGAAATGTCAGAGATAGAAAAAAAGTACAATACTAAAAGTAAGGTTTTAGGGAAAACCCGCATTCTATTTGAACCTAAGGACAAGGAGTTGGATCTGTCTGTGCATGCTTATGCGAGTTTCATCGATGCCTATCAACACTTCTCATGTCAGCTGATGAGAGAAGTTCTTGCGCTGAAACTTTTGGGCAAGGAGAGAAAGCACTTACATGGCACCAGTTTTGctgatgaatttaaaaaaaagcatccaCATGTAGACTTTGTTCTAAATCAAGAATCAATGACTTTGATTGGGTTGCCCAATCACCTTGCAAAGGCAAAGCAGTATGTCTTAGAAAGAGGGAGAATGACTCCATTAGCTGGAGAGAAATGGAATGAGGATCGTGAAACATCCATGGACATTGATAGTAATGATTCAGAAACAGCTTCACCAACATCCCAGCATTCTGCCAGTTCTGGAGCATCAAGAGTGGACAACGAAAAGGACACATGTGTCATCTGTATGGACGTTATTAGTGACAAACAGGTACTACCCAAGTGCAAGCACGAATTCTGCAGGCCTTGTATCTACAAAGCCATGTCATTTAAGCCAGTCTGTCCTGTATGCCAGACTTCCTATGGTATCCAGAAAGGGAATCAGCCAGAGGGAATCATGACTGTCGCTGTCACAAGCAACTCACTTCCAGGTTATGAATCCTGTGGCTCCATTGTGATTGATTATTTTATGAAAGGAGGCATACAAACA AAACAGCACCCAAATCCAGGAAGGAGATACTTGGGAATCCACCGAACCGCGTACCTGCCTAATAACAAAGAAGGAAACGAGGTTTTGAGACTGCTTCGTAGGGCCTTCGACCAAAAGTTGATTTTCACAGTAGGAGACTCTCGAGTAACAGGAGCCTTAGATGTCATTACGTGGAATGACATCCACCACAAAACATCCCAGTATGGGGGACCAGATAA CTATGGCTACCCCGATCCTGATTATCTGAAACGCGTCAAACAGGAGCTGAAAGACAAAGGAATTGAGTAA
- the DTX3L gene encoding E3 ubiquitin-protein ligase DTX3L isoform X2, producing MASNLGPPSPLLVRVSEPGSRLHRKLEKYFQSRESGGGECTVRLSDRSTQDTFVVEFRERAAKEGVLKKGEHQIVVDSKCVTIFLEPTEKPIEKNPRPRMSSLTQSREGVRFGEKHPHEEHIPNAVDSCVQKIFLAVTADLNCNLFSKEQREHITTLCPSVRRMEGHDGIEKVCGDFSDIEKIHHFLSEQLLQSEQKCESSTLTKERDPLLQGVWNSCVSPSEPTNRLEEESKRCEVPLPFFEYFKYNFPHKIDSIERRFHVEIKVQESSSDMVYLDFISSQSDDSEAARDYFASEFQKMVPTLGQERVPFADSKQANRIKQELNRQFTKLCIKEKGGELTLLGTQDDVSAAKHFLAHQIPESWVKAPVKISTSGCWMNGIEVDTIYYKLLEAELLQEMSEIEKKYNTKSKVLGKTRILFEPKDKELDLSVHAYASFIDAYQHFSCQLMREVLALKLLGKERKHLHGTSFADEFKKKHPHVDFVLNQESMTLIGLPNHLAKAKQYVLERGRMTPLAGEKWNEDRETSMDIDSNDSETASPTSQHSASSGASRVDNEKDTCVICMDVISDKQKQHPNPGRRYLGIHRTAYLPNNKEGNEVLRLLRRAFDQKLIFTVGDSRVTGALDVITWNDIHHKTSQYGGPDNYGYPDPDYLKRVKQELKDKGIE from the exons ATGGCCTCGAACCTCGGGCCGCCGTCCCCGCTGCTCGTTCGGGTGTCCGAACCCGGCTCCCGGCTGCACAGGAAGCTGGAAAAATACTTCCAGAGCCGGGAGTCGGGTGGCGGGGAGTGCACCGTCCGGCTCTCCGACCGCAGCACCCAGGACACCTTCGTGGTGGAGTTCAGGGAAAGGGCAG CTAAGGAGGGAGTGTTGAAAAAAGGAGAGCACCAGATTGTGGTTGACAGCAAATGTGTGACTATTTTCCTGGAACCCACTGAAAAGCCTATAGAGAAGAATCCACGACCCAGAATGTCTTCACTGACACAGTCACGAGAAGGGGTGAGGTTTGGTGAGAAGCATCCACATGAAGAACATATTCCTAATGCTGTGGATTCCTGTGTCCAAAAG aTCTTCCTTGCTGTCACAGCTGACCTGAACTGTAACCTCTTCTCTAAAGAGCAGAGGGAACACATAACCACCCTCTGCCCCAGTGTCAGAAGAATGGAAGGCCACGATGGCATTGAGAAGGTGTGCGGTGACTTCAGCGATATTGAAAAAATACATCACTTCTTGAGTGAGCAACTCCTGCAGAGTGAGCAGAAATGTGAATCGTCCACTTTGACAAAAGAGAGGGATCCACTCCTCCAGGGAGTGTGGAACAGCTGTGTTTCTCCTTCTGAACCAACAAACAGGTTAGAAGAAGAAAGCAAGCGTTGTGAAGTTCCCTTGCCTTTCTTTGAATACTTCAAATATAACTTTCCTCATAAAATAGACTCAATAGAGAGAAGATttcatgtagaaataaaagttcaggagAGTTCTTCAGATATGGTCTATTTAGACTTCATCTCAAGCCAGTCAGACGACAGTGAAGCAGCTCGTGATTATTTTGCCAGTGAGTTTCAGAAGATGGTACCAACTCTGGGGCAGGAACGCGTTCCTTTTGCAGACAGTAAGCAGGCAAACAGGATCAAACAGGAATTGAATCGCCAGTTTACAAAGCTCTGtataaaggagaaaggaggagaattaACTCTCCTTGGGACACAAGATGACGTTTCAGCTGCCAAGCATTTTCTTGCCCACCAAATCCCTGAAAGTTGGGTCAAGGCACCTGTGAAAATAAGCACTTCTGGGTGCTGGATGAATGGAATTGAGGTTGACACCATTTACTATAAGCTTTTAGAAGCTGAATTACTCCAGGAAATGTCAGAGATAGAAAAAAAGTACAATACTAAAAGTAAGGTTTTAGGGAAAACCCGCATTCTATTTGAACCTAAGGACAAGGAGTTGGATCTGTCTGTGCATGCTTATGCGAGTTTCATCGATGCCTATCAACACTTCTCATGTCAGCTGATGAGAGAAGTTCTTGCGCTGAAACTTTTGGGCAAGGAGAGAAAGCACTTACATGGCACCAGTTTTGctgatgaatttaaaaaaaagcatccaCATGTAGACTTTGTTCTAAATCAAGAATCAATGACTTTGATTGGGTTGCCCAATCACCTTGCAAAGGCAAAGCAGTATGTCTTAGAAAGAGGGAGAATGACTCCATTAGCTGGAGAGAAATGGAATGAGGATCGTGAAACATCCATGGACATTGATAGTAATGATTCAGAAACAGCTTCACCAACATCCCAGCATTCTGCCAGTTCTGGAGCATCAAGAGTGGACAACGAAAAGGACACATGTGTCATCTGTATGGACGTTATTAGTGACAAACAG AAACAGCACCCAAATCCAGGAAGGAGATACTTGGGAATCCACCGAACCGCGTACCTGCCTAATAACAAAGAAGGAAACGAGGTTTTGAGACTGCTTCGTAGGGCCTTCGACCAAAAGTTGATTTTCACAGTAGGAGACTCTCGAGTAACAGGAGCCTTAGATGTCATTACGTGGAATGACATCCACCACAAAACATCCCAGTATGGGGGACCAGATAA CTATGGCTACCCCGATCCTGATTATCTGAAACGCGTCAAACAGGAGCTGAAAGACAAAGGAATTGAGTAA